GCAGATGGTCCCAGTGCTTCAGTGCGGTTTACTAGACAGTTGAGCTGATTGACTGACATTGTTCATTGTTCATAGATACTGTCTGGAGAACAAAATGTCCATTATGTGAGAGCTCGGTCAATCTAGGCCTTCACTTGTTTAAGGAACACAGCCATAATTGGACGTTAATTGTTCAATTTGCATCTCTTTTATATGCTGTGGCTTGAATTGAAAAGCCTTTTGAGTCAATCTGTGACGCAGGTCATGAGAATGGTAAACAGTGTGCGCTTACTGTCACAGACTTTGCCATAGCTTCTCACAAGGAAAGTGAGACAGGCATCGCACCAAGCCAGCTGTCCATGCTTTGATTAAATTAACTGTTTTGGGACTCATTCACTTCTCCATCAGTTTCATTTCCctttctgttttactttctctccttttctcaaCTTTTCTTTGCATGTCTGTACATCATGTGGTAATTGTTGTGGTAATTCAGTAACACCGTCCTTGTTATGTCATGAAGCAAATGTCAAAACCAGAACTAGCACAGAAATTAAAGCATGTAAATATGCTCAGTTTAGAAAAATTGAGAAGAAATAAGCTCAGTATAGTAACCTTGTAGCTACAACACAGTAACATAAAAAATCAGTTATTAAAGTGCGGCGTCTGAATTTGTCTTTCTGCTCTACAGCCACACCTCACCCAGGTGGATTCAAGTGCTTCACCTGTCAAGACTCTGCAGATAACTATGACTGCAATCGCTGGGCACCAGACGTGTACTGCCCGAAAGGTACTTACTGGACgcatcagtgtttctctcaTCCTTTCTGCTTCTGTATGTGCAGCTGGACTGAGCAATACAGACTCAAATGTGCTGCTAATAAAATGTAAGATATGAAGATGAACTTTCAAAGACtccaaactttcttcacaccactaCTCCATCaccgttttcctaaaagcagcagcgctgttgtgttttgatgacttgaaattgggcaaaGAGAAAGGCTccctctgccagggaaaatagtccctggggaaatgtttgctttccacagccaattaccatttctgtggtttatgaatgttgccGACTttattagccacagaagcagaacattacacGGTGGCCGTTTCAACCAAAcattcaaatatgaaaatagaGGGATTATTGAGGGATCTTGTGAAATCTTATGTACCCTTGCATGATTGGCAGCATTGTTTGTCGGTACATTTTCTTAAATGGGCctaacattcaaaatcactggtatggttttCTAAGGATGataatttgtatttgtctgAGTTTTGCAGTCCTGCTCTCAGCAGGAATGTCTCACTAATTGTATCCCAAAAGTGAGAGTAGTGCTTGTTCTTATTCGTTCTGGTTTGTTAGTTCTGCTCTTGAGTAttgtgctgctctctgtgttggaCTGTGTGTCTGACTTCCAGATACCAGCTACTGCTACACACTCCACATGATGGACAACCAAGGAAACAGTGTGTCTGTGACCAAGCGCTGTGTGAGCCTGGAGGACTGCCTGCTCACTGGCTGTAGATATGTTAACAGAGATGAAGGCTACCAGGTGTGTGGAGGCTCCTTAAAGGGATGCTCaacccagttaaaaacagattttcttatttactattatttttgaGTGCTATCCTCATCATGCACCAAGATTGTAGAGTaatcaaaaatgtcttcagGCTGCATGATATGACCATTCTTGTCCTCTCTGAAGTCCTCTAAACTTTTACCTCTGCTCCCTCAGGTCTGCACTTCCTGCTGTGAGGGAAACATCTGTAACTTGTTGGTACCAAGAAACAAGAGCACCGCTGTTTTCTCCACCACCTCTCCTGTGCTCAGCTCCTCTCACAGCTCGACCGGCAGGCTGCTTTCTGTGGCACTGACCTacatcatcagcagcatcatcacAGCTACACATGCGTGAAAGAGAAACTCAGCATTTGTGGTAAAGAGTATTAATAGGTACTTGAAAAAGGACGTTTTCAAGGGAAATTGTGcaaatttaaaggtgcacaaaCAAGTGTGTCACATTTTACATATCGTTGTATCATTATCAGATTAATTGATACCAGATATAATTACCATGAACAAATGACTGGGACAAATGCTGGCCTCTTTCACCAGTCCCTTTTGCTTTGTTCCATtttagctgtgtttgttttggaagaacagcgccctcttcctgttttttgcCATAAAGAAATCCAGCAGATTTCACACTAAATCTGACCAGGTGCCTCACAATGTATAAACTCAGCACAAACACCAATAATGGCTGCTAGTCATCACAGCAGTGGTGACATGAATGAAGACTCCATTCCTTTTAGGTCTAATAGAGCCAgagtcctgctgttgttgtgtttaccctgctatttcatgtcaaaatggctgccgtgAAAAAGCTCTGTTAATGGGTCAAAATaaatgtggtaatgatttattgaacTGCTGttgataataaattaaatcaaataaacaacattacACACAGCGGCTATCCTGAAACAAGACTGAAATAGGATAGTGTTGGGAAATTTGCCCATTATTAAAATTGCAGGACAACACTGCAGGATATTACATCTGTTGATAgggcaaaaattaaaataataataataaatctataAAAAGATGAAGATTAAATCTACACAGTTTAggccaaaaaagaagaaagaaaaggatcAATATACTAATCAGCCAATGAAGAGTATTCAGAATTGAAGTTTGCAGAGAAAATTGtgatgtttatgtgtatgtttatcTGTTGTTATTGACCTAAAAATGTTATAAGACAAGAAGTTGACATTCAGACCGGGATCAATGCTTATAATAAGATTAATAATAGATTTGAGGATCCTGGTCCGGGTCAAGCAGGACTAAATGCCAAAGCTGCATGATGTATCGGCTTTGTCCTGTTAGACAATAATTCCTTTTTTGGTgaggtttatttattatttattaatgacAGTGTTAACTCGATCAGTTGTTAGTGTCTTACCATGCTTTGTCCAATGTCaccttgtttattttatcatcttgttttcctgtgtgtgatATATGtatacaaatatttatttttataaggCATAATGGATTAGGACAATCTATTATATAACGGTAGTTTGGTATCAGTTGGTTCTAATAAATCCACACATGCATTTCTATGGgataatttgtatttttttttttttttttgagggtgTATAAACAGGTTtgatatgtcttttttttagtaAATCAGATCAAATGTTTATGTTGAAATGAAGACCTGGTAATTTCAAATGAAagattttttagtattttaagATGGGCAAGTTGAAAAGTGATGCAAATAAGATGATGAATATTCCTCTCACAAAAGCTTGCATTTGCACATTATGAtgagaaacaaaacagtaaTCACCGCAGAGGTGCATTCGATATAAAACATAATCAATCATAAATCAAGACGCTTGCCAAGAcaattttgtttgttcttaccacaaaaatgagaaaagtgtATTTCAAGAACTCGAAATAGCTTCGGCTTTAATttcatcctcattttttttttaaccctatttATGTGGCCCTTGTAGTTTAGTGCCTCCAATTCCAGAAGCTGCTTTTTTTCACACCCAAGTACACCTGGGAAATAACACAATTAAGAATAAATATAGCTGCAGCCAGCGATTCAAAGGGTCATGGGAAGTGTGCACTTGAGAATCTTGTTTAAAAGCTGTCTTTTTTATCCATTGCTTAATGGCATCTCGCTGGGCAGTAAAGCGGTTTATAAAGTCCTGACAGACATTAAGAGATCACAGTTTGTGTCGGTGCTGCGGGGGTTAAGTGAAGGTAATTTCATTTCACAAGTAGAGAAAATGTGGTCTCGGTGCAGCCTTACAGGTCACTTTATTCAGAGGCTCTGAATGGTACAACTGTAGTGCTTCAAGTGAAACAGCGTCCATACTGATACAGACAATGTATAACTcaatagacagaaaaaaaataatgtatatatattagTACGAAAGTGTTGACCAGATGGTCATCTAAAAATCAAAGGTAGCTCAAATAAAGGTCTTTTTCACATTAGCTACCACAAGAGCAGACCTGGGTACCCTGGAAGATGTTTATTACCCAGTTTTATTACCCATTTTGGTGGGAAAATGCTACCTGATGTTTATTGctcaaattttaaaaacacacatggtTACATCCCATAAAAAGTAACCTGGATAATCTGGGTTTGCAATTTCCAACTGCACTCTGCCAGGCAAGATAAATAAATCCAttctgaatattaaaaaaagaaaaaaaaacaaaaacaaaaaaaaaaaaaaaacgacccaGGCCTGCGGTGGACTGTTACTGCAGTCCTTGTGACGTGGCGGTCCTCACATTTCTCTGGACACTGCACGTGTGTTACAGTAAGACAAACCACTGGCAACCCCTCCACTGATACACACCATGTGTCAACTCTACGTTTCATTTCCAAGCTTCTTCATAAACATGTGGGTTCCGTTCTGcgtaacataaaaaaaaaaaaaagcctattcCTCATCGTTGAGCGCACTCGATAGTCCTTGTAGTCTTGCGATGGCAGGACTGTAGGTAGGTGCGTTGGTGAAAACAGTCCCGACAAACAAAGGCGTGCCTCTCAGGATGTGGCGGATAACTGTGCAAGAGCCCGACACCTCGATGTGAAAGCCCAAATGTCTCAGCTCCTCGTCTGCTCTTAGTGTGGCGTGGCTCGGCGGGGATCCAAAGAACTgttgaggaacatgaggtcagaggtcattttGAGTGGGAACAAGAGAAAgaatggatgattttggtgccTATGTTCTGCCTTTAACCAGCTCTGAAAGTGGGAGAGACTAACTTGACTAGCTGGGCCTGTAAGCCTGCCCTATTCTGTCTCTGATTGCCTAGTAATTGTTGGTTAggtttggttagggttagggttggctTAGAATAACATTGTTTTTCCCCATctggaattttatttttaacgaTAAACACAATATTACGCAACACAGAATTGTGGGAGTCTCCTAGACAAATACTCAATACTACAGGATTACATTATGGCAATAGCTTCTATATATTTCAACTTTATTCCAAATAAATCACATTTCTCTATATGTGAAATTGCACTAAATACTACAGTACCCATGAGCCTCAGCGACTTACTATGGTGAAGATGCCAGCTATAGCCGCAGTACTCAAATATATTATAAACTAATGGTtgcaaacagtaaaaaatacTACACTGTCGTTGTTGAAATGATAAAAGAATGTGTGTATAAAGTTAGTGACAGTTTGaggctctgtgattggctgattctTGAAGCAATGCCCGGTTGGACTGCAGCTGACTTATTTCCTAACATTTTTATGAACAAAGCCTTGGACCTTTGACGATTTCCATTCATCGCAGGAAAGAGAGTCAGTGACTTGTTGTGCACATAATAatggctgctgctctgaccATCCTATCATGTTGATTTAAAGGGGAAACACTCCATGCATTTTCTGTGGTTTCATGCTCATTCAAGTGTATGAAACGCACAAATTGGCCGTCATCTAACATTTCATTTAGGGAAATTAGTGAGGGTAGTAAAACGAAACTAGGGGAGCTAAGACTCACAGCTGCTCCTGTTGCAGGGTTGATGAAGTCCGCCCAGTAGCCTGCAGTCCACAGAGCGAAGCACATCTCCTTGGCGCCGCTCACAAACTGCAGACGCAGCAAAGTAGGTTCAGCGGCGGCTCCACATCAATGACACTTTTGCAAACTTTTCAgagcaataaaagcaaaaaaaaaaactcactctgtgaagcagctgctctgtgctctgctcaGCCTCCTCGCACCGACTGCTCTTCTGTGTCACCGTCACAACTGTGATGGCGCTGGCCGGCGCCGCGGGGAAGAACAGCTCcagatctgacacacacacacacacacacactcttaagtTACTGAGGCAGACAACAAGTAATCCTTGCTTCAACAACCACCTCTCAGGTGACATATCTATgttacaaaaccaaaacaactaGAACCATTCATACTAACATCATTAACTTTGAAACCGGAGcacattcatttgatttgattttgattgatttctttcaaaagtaTGGGAAAAATTAGTAAATAGTAAAAAAAtcgcaaaagaaaaagaaaagtaaaaaaaaaaataacatgacgTGAAATTAAGCAACTAAAGAAGTCTTGAAatatcaaaaaaagaaaagaaaaaagaaaatgagctgattttttttcctgtcacagaattgtaaatgtatgattttctttttccttttcataatTTCTggataattctctctctctgactcttttCCCCCTGATTTTCAGGTCACTGAAAATTATCATTCTTACTAAAACTGAATAATATCAGAAATGCAATATCTGAAAAACTAATCATCACCATATCATTCAACCCTATTTTGTAAGTCCTAAGTAAAGACAAAGTGCCATCTAGTCTGaacatttttcctttatttatatttattgtaatgattatcattttatcatcattatttatttcacttatgATTTAATTAATTGAGACTTCTCTTCCCTGTACTATGCCATAGCTGCTGAGTGGCCTCCAGCAGGCCTGTGGATGTACCAGGTATCAGTGTGTTTCTCCTTGAATGTGCTGCAGGATAAATAAAGGCTCAGTAATGTGAGGCTGGCTGTTTGGCCTCAGCTTACCTTTCCTTAGCAGCTCGGGGCACGAGTTTAtggagcagtgtgtgtctgcttgatAAAAGTACTGCTCGGCTTTGCGGACTCTCAGGGACACGCTGCCCTCTTTaccctgaggaaaaaaaaacaacacacgtGTGTTTCTGACTGCAAACCTCCAGGGCTAAATACAATCCATGTGGCATGGGAATCCAAGAATGAAGTATAAAAAGCCCAAATCAGAAAGATATTTTATTAATATGTTTACCTCCCTAAGTAGTTTGAAGGAAAGTTATTTTGAAAAAGTATCTTTCCCTGGCTACAGTGTTAGGGCAAACACCTTTAGAAACAACATGgaattttatacttttaaataTAAAGTTTCTTGAATTTTCACTCCACttggatagaaaaaaaatcatctagaTTTACTATGCCGAAGATCAACCTAGAGGGCATTTAGACAACACAAACCTCTGCCAAGTGTAGAATTCAATGTGTCTTTGTTACTTTCGTAGTTATGGTTAAAAACAATATTCTAAGGGTGGAAATCACCTAATCTTAACTGTTCTGCCAAACACCTAGCTGCTGTAGTCATTAGATTGTGACATATTCTACTGAAAGACAAacccaaaagcaaaaaatagaaCCTCCTTTGAAATTAGGAAATGACTTGTGATCTAATTTTGCAAAGCTAGAAATGGAAACTTGCATAACCCACAGTActgcaaaacaagaaacagagaaGCATCAGTACACATGGTTACCTGGAACTCACTGACAAACTGAGCCAGTATGAACTCGTGTCTCTCGGCGCTGCTCGGGGCGCTCAGCACATCAGGCACCGTCGTGTGGATGGGGGCATTTCTCTTTTGGTTCGCCGTGCCCTCCAGGTGGCAGTCGAAGCCCACGTTACCTGGTAACTGGAAGCGCTGGTCCTGAGGTCCGAACGGTCCCATGTTCTCGTCAGGCCACACGGTCCTGGGGCCTGGTGGGGACAAGGGGAAGGAAAATGTGGGACCTGAACTTGCAATTCAGCCTTTACACCATCAccttaacattttaacatcaagAAATCAGTAATAGTAATGGCAGCAGCTACCACTGGTCAGCCAAATGTTGGAGTTTCCCCAGATCTGTGTATACCTGACTCTGAGAATATGCTTCTAGtgtgaacagccaagctcctgcacaTGCATGAATTTACTTGTTGTGGCACcttcacaaacaaaaccaactcgaaatggctgcttcacatgaacaatagtACTGTAATTACTGTTTTACTGCTCAACTCATTAAGAACCATGACAGAGGTGATACCAAAAAAGTACCAAGTAGTTTACTGACCTGAGTCTGCGGGTGATACAGCTATATAAGGCTCATCTGAGCTTGCGGTAGAGAAGTTTCTGGTTCGGCTGGTCCTGAGAGCAGCGAGGGCCTGAAGGCCAGCGGTCTGGGAGAAAACCAGCCTGCCTCGGCCACACAGCACCTACACAGGAAGCAGACAACCCGTTAGCAACCAGCAGCAGGCCAACATGGACACAAGGACAACAACATCATACTAATCATGCCAGTACACTAACCTTAGTAAGGGTATTATGATCATTTAATGTGGGACTATCACATGAAATAGACACAAATCACTCTTATTCTGATGACAAACTGGATTTTTAGATATGTTGCACTCTGCATACAGCCACTCAACACTCTGCATTAATGTTTAATAGCTTACTTAATGACTATTCTCTACAACTGTCTAAGTGCTGCTACACAACAGGATGAAATGCAGCGGCCACTTAAGCTGTTTACCACCACAGATGCACCCACCTAGCGAGCTAGTAGCCCCGGCGCGTTCCACTTTCTGGTTTTAAGATATCATGCCAGACTCCATTCATAATTACATCAATTTTACGACTTACCTAGCTTGGCGACATTTACGCATATTTAATACAACATGTCAGTAGCTAATAAGACTCTGCAACGTCTCGTGGTAAATTCGGCATGCACATGGCCCAAAAGCAACACTTAATTCAATAAAATCTCATCTTTTATAACGGGCTCCCCAGCTCGACAATATGGACTTTTGACGATAACAGCCGCATATTTCTGTAGGATTTTaaatggagtttggcgtgataTTCTCTACAGCAGCTACCGGGGGCTTAACTTCAACTGGCCAGCTACTGTTGGTGCTGGGAGTTAAGTCACTTACGCTGCTCGACATTGCTGTCCGTCTCTTCCGCACGTCCGCTTTTTGCTGTAAcctgtcaaagtgaaaagtgaaattaaTAGCTCTAAAATAACAACCTTACATCGTCTTAGGCAGGTCGAGTAACAGAACCTCGCCAGGTATCTTTAACTTGGCTGACATGATGCAATCGTTTCATAAATTTTACATAACTAGGCCAACAACATCGTTAAGGACGTGACAATTAGACACCTCCTTCAGGAATAAAAGGGAAAAGTCTTATAACACCACCGTcgacaaaataaaagctaattTCAAAGAGTGTGTAACCTTATGCTAATGTAGTTAGCTGTTAGCTAGGCAGTGTTAGCACGTTGTTTGCTAACTGAGCTGATCAGCTGACATCCGTGCAGTCTTTTTGTTTTGACACTTTCCCTTTCGGGCCAGCATTGAATTACTTCTTGAGTTACTATGGTCACATTGTACAAAGTTTCTAATAATGTAGAAGCTGAATTTCCAAATATACGCTATAAAAAGTATAAATTTCCATCCGCCGGTGAGCTTAAATAATGAAAGGTACATTCTGTTCTTACCTAAGGAAAGTCAACCTGCTAGCGCTGCTGTTGCAAAGTAGCCTACCGACGGGAGGTAGCGAGGGACAAACTACCCATGCGCGCTTTAGGACGGCATAACCTTTACAGCACTGTGATCTACATTAATTGACAAACTGGTATACAACAACATGGAAGATACACATTGAATATATTTAACATTACGAATTGTGTGGTAAAATGTGTCACAAGACCAACTGAACCTAACctgatttgtctgtttttgttcttgtacttgtaaataaatattttggtAATATGACTTTTTGCAACAAATGTCTAGTAATGACATTTGTTGAATGTCATGGCCAAATTGCACGATTTTGAGACTGGGGTGTTTATTATATGGCATTACAAGTGTTTATCCTTTGAAACTGTGTCAAGAACATACACCATGTGTGATATGATGTAATTGCCGACTTTCACCACTAGATGGGAGCAACCGCACAGTCAAGCGGGTCATGGATCTGTTTATTGCAACAGTAGCCTACTCTGCAGCAGAAGAGCAACTAGCCCTTGCTAGTCTTGTTCAAGTGGCATTATTGGTCACTGACCAGTGTTTGGGTCTCTTTTTGTCTATCCTATAATCAGAATAATTCCATATATAGCATTAAATTCCATGCTGTGAAGCTCTTTGATCCGCTTTTGCACTATAACTTGCTGTTCACAACAAAAGATGCAAGAAGTAACATTTGCTTATCAGATAGCAGTTGTTTTTACATTAACACTGCCTTGTTTTAAACATATATTGACTCCTCCATAATGAGAATGGTAGCATGCCTCATATAATTCTCTAGCAACCCTTGAACAATAAAAATAGCTGTACTGGCAGCTCCCAGGTATGAAAATAAGGCAGGATCTGCTGAGAACTAGAACAAATGCTCAGCAAAATCCCCTCCCAGGAAAAATAAACCtacaaaaacagaatgaaagaaTTGTCCAGGCATAAACAACATCATTAGCCGCAGAAAGTCATGTAGGACGAGGCCAACTGGTACATTTTGCTGGCATAAACATGTCTCTTTCAGAGTGCCGTGAGCTGACTTGGACAGGCTGATTGACACTTGCTCTGAGCTGACTGGATATGAAGAGGGAGTTTACATACTGTGCTGCGCTAGAGGACGAAACGTGCTGctgcaacaaagtgctgtacgtgtgtgtgtgtgtgtgtgtgtgtgtgaggcatgtGGAGCCCCACAGAGCCTGGCTGTCAGTGGGTCTCCCATAGGATCAGAGGTAACAGCAGTGGCAGCACTCTCTCATCCCGACCCAGAGACCCCACTAACACAGCATCCGCCTTGCATAGAGCCCCAGTgggatgtacacacacacacacacacacacacacacacacacacacacacacacacacacacacacacacacacacacacacacacacacacacacacagatatgcatgCACCAGCATCCATAACAAGTTCTTCAacagcacagaggaaaaaagcTTTATCAAGACATGCTGACACTGATGGCAATCCCACTACCAATGCCAAAACTAATAGTTACCACCAATGGGAATATGGAAGTTAGGCTggcacaaagtttttttttttttttggcagtggcaacaatacacataaaaatgaccaCTGCTCCAAGTTCCAACCATCCTGCAATGttgatttgaattggaaagtctGTTTTACTCCAATTCAGGCTGTGTGGTTGTGTCACTATTCAGGATCTTGCAATTTGGTAATTTTTatgccagttaaaaaaaaaaaaaaaaaagccaggattatattcttgtcagggtgggaAAGCCTCCGAGGCAGCATTTAGATGATCTTAAAGtgctaaaactctccactgaaacctgGTTAGATGAAATTCTTTGAGGGTTAGTCACTCCCCTGGGATACAGCTCTGCCTATAAATtaagattaattaaaaaaaaaaaaaaaagcattacatgaaaaaaatgtgcaaagaaaatacattttcattgcaGGTTTTTCAGGCTGTCAGGGAAAAACCCGTAGTGGACAGGATAggatttaaaggaacagttcacctaaaaaaaaatactaaaagaaaaaatatacatcCACATACTCCAAGTGCAATCAATCCATCCAGAAAAGTTTTTGCATGATatggcgaggtttccagtctgtctcccctCAACCAAGTACAGTGGGACTGGATGGGTATTTggttgtggagctcaaactatCAGAAATTTCCATGTGATAAACTCACCAGTAGCAACCCAACAATTACATCAACAGCCCCTGGGGGTGAAGAGTTTCATTAGGAACTACTTTCCTccaaaaaacaccagaaaactaGACTGGAAACCTCATAAAATCACACAGAACCTATCTGGATGGATACATTGCACCAGGACTACATAGGAGTCCCATAGGAGTaagtgtcttttttgtgttttggaggaactattcctttaataaaATCCAGTATCAGCCTGTATGTTGGTCTAACCCTTCATATTGCAGTGAAACATTTTCCCTAGACAGCAGTGGCTGGGTTTGCTGCCCTGCTAGAGCCCAAGAAGCAAGAGGAATTCCTCAGTGGTAAGACAGCCTTGAGACCTCCAGACAAAGCAATGAGTCAGGCCTGGTCTTTTTATTACTGTGCTGTCAGGCCGCGGCCGGGTCCTGTCTGGAATCAGCACTTTTCAATTGCCGTTTTCATCCACTTTGGGAGAACACGTTCCGCCTCGCACACTGCGCTCTGGCTGCCCTCCATCAGCACACTTTTTAACCGCGCTCATCCCCCCCGGAATGACACAGTTAGAGCTGCTACAGGCCTTTGGCTTTGCACTGGCTCTCATCTCTTCCTTCACTGTGGTTGACAAATTTCAGTGAGGCGGCAGATTTACAATGTGAGTGATGTTGCAAAATCCCTGTGTTAGCATATACGGCTGTAAAGGGATTCCACATACATGAAGGCCAGCATTCAGCCTGACACCCCAATATATTCAGCCCTACATGTGCTGTCAGTCGCTGCCTTGTGTTGCTACTACCAACCATTTAGGTCCAATGGCACTGACTTTTGAACACCTTACATGTAATTAGGGTTTGCAAAATTtaaactgtaaattaaatgtaagTTACTCGTATTAAGtgtaaaatgcagaaatatgGCACTAATTATGCTCTAAGGTGCCATCCATAACTGCAATATGTCACCCTCCATTATGGTATCACCCACAAAACTTTATCCCAAGTGATCCCAagttttccaaagataccaaacgtgctgctgaattccagggaaatgcatctaaaatgatgcataagacatgtagatattttatgtgatgtgatgctgctgccataaaacaatggcattgAATACTTCACTCGATATAaatgtgatggagcttcaatgCAGCTGTAACCAGCAGATTCAGAATATGCACATGAAATTCTTTtatgatatggaaaaaaaaaaattccaactcGAAACttcttaaggggaaatttaagtgaaaattaCAGTTTTAGGGGTTGTGCATTGGATTGAAAAATCACTCTTAAATGTTGTGCTGttgtaatatttaatttattatttttttatacctGTATTATATTAGCTTATAATCCCTTTCTATCTATTGCACTACTCTTGTTTTTTATGCCTTTAGGCTACTGTTATTTTATAAGAAATATTAGTAGAAGACGAGGCAACACAAACAtcaatgtgtattttattttttatttttttcaagtttccTCTGACAAGAAAACTGCTTTCACAGTGAGTTT
The DNA window shown above is from Myripristis murdjan chromosome 2, fMyrMur1.1, whole genome shotgun sequence and carries:
- the LOC115373721 gene encoding ly6/PLAUR domain-containing protein 6-like, which translates into the protein MMEPWPAVGWVLLLTNVADWLKSVQSRDFTMKDIIFLHPSTTPHPGGFKCFTCQDSADNYDCNRWAPDVYCPKDTSYCYTLHMMDNQGNSVSVTKRCVSLEDCLLTGCRYVNRDEGYQVCTSCCEGNICNLLVPRNKSTAVFSTTSPVLSSSHSSTGRLLSVALTYIISSIITATHA
- the mmadhca gene encoding metabolism of cobalamin associated Da: MSSSVLCGRGRLVFSQTAGLQALAALRTSRTRNFSTASSDEPYIAVSPADSGPRTVWPDENMGPFGPQDQRFQLPGNVGFDCHLEGTANQKRNAPIHTTVPDVLSAPSSAERHEFILAQFVSEFQGKEGSVSLRVRKAEQYFYQADTHCSINSCPELLRKDLELFFPAAPASAITVVTVTQKSSRCEEAEQSTEQLLHRFVSGAKEMCFALWTAGYWADFINPATGAAFFGSPPSHATLRADEELRHLGFHIEVSGSCTVIRHILRGTPLFVGTVFTNAPTYSPAIARLQGLSSALNDEE